Within the Hippoglossus stenolepis isolate QCI-W04-F060 chromosome 2, HSTE1.2, whole genome shotgun sequence genome, the region ggttATACAACTCATTGAAAATGagacaatataaaacaattcaTTTCCCAACAATGAGTCATGTCCATTCAGTCCTGCAGTGACACACCCCTGTCGTTTcagaaatgtcaaacatttattaaactaCAAAGACTAAAGACATTCTCATACAGtcacaaagaaaaggaaaaaaaaaacatgagcaaCATTtcctgacaacacaacacacacaaacatgcaatcAAACAAAAATCAGCCACCCATCATGCTCCAAATGGGGCCACTGCTTTTAAAATGAACGTAATCAACACAAataattgtatataaatataattgtttaaataaatgtacttaTTAGGTTGGTTTGTTCACCTTGAGTACACACTTTGAGTACaagcattttttctttctcaacaGCTAAAGCAACTACTTAGCTTTTGTCCCGTCTACTTCCTTTGTCATTAATAATCTCACTGATTACATTGTTACCTCCACCGAGCAGATTATGTttttggaggggtggggcaCGATCAAAAACAGAACCCATTAattctggtgtggatccagatcagtggGATGCATCTTAATGAAGAAAACATATACATGTTtaaaggactgatatttataaatgtgtgcaatttggtgcagatccaaataaaagtctggatcttattgggccctggtggaggtatggTCTCCACTTGGGGCCATCCGGATTTTTATATAGTttatcttatatatatttatctccATTTCTCCAATAGTATTCTATTAATCCATTAGTAGTTGCAGTTTCTAAATGTATCTATTTCCTTTGGCTATTTCAaagatttattcatattttttcctGACTAGCTGAACTGTCACTAAGGTGTTAAAGCTGACTCAACGTGTGGATATATTTGTTTAATCAGATTCTAATTTATGTATTTgatttcacaaatatttttcCGCACACCCCCTGGCAACTGGGTAACAAGTACCCCTGGTTGTGaatcactgctgcacagcacatgcacacagtggcAGCAAAGTTGAAACACAACCCAACCTCTCCGTAGGCTGCTGCACTGAGTATGACATATGTCTCTACACTAACTGTTTATCACCATAAGAACTTAAAAACAAGTTGCATGCACTTTCTGAATGCTGGATTTAGACTTCATCCCCAAAATTAGACTCAACCTTTGTTGCTGGCACAATAGTGCTGAGTTATGACTCGGGGGTTTTCATCCCCTCAGCTTTTGCAATTAATATGACAACGCTAGATGCTGCATTTATTGTGCAGCTACAGAGTCTCACAGCCCTCGGTGCAGAATTATTGCCGGTAACCACAAACTCTGGTTTAGAAAAATCTGTTCTGAGGTTTTCCACAGAccatgagaaaaaatgaaatagtGTGCTCACTGGGCTCTTTCAGGGAGGGTTTTCATCATCTCAGCGCAGATATAAAAAattacacacacatccatgctCACAAGCttccacacacaagcacgcTGTCTGTATGAGAATCAATTTGACACCTTTTACCCCTAAATCCATACTTGGTGCTTCACTCACCTGCTGAGGGTCCGTTCCTCCACCTGGGTGAGGAGTCAGGTATTTCAGGAACAGCTGGACCattcagagaggaggaagacattGTGGGAATCGTTTCTCCTCCTACTTGTACAACCCCTGCTCCCCCATACAGACTCATCCTCTGCTTACGGagctccttctccctctcttgagCCTCCCGGATATCCTGCTCCACTTTGGCTACATTTGTCGAGGAGCGCAGCTTGAAAAAGGGATTATCCTTGAgggccacctcctcctcctcctcctcctccttgatAATCCCACCACTTGTTCCTGTCCCTTGCGATGAGATGTTTGGATCTCCAGAGTCGACTGTGTCGACAGGCTCTGCCTCAAGTTTGGCATGGTACAGCTTCTGAGCTGGGACACTCAGGTTATTCTCTATGATGATGACCTGGTGATCCGTCTCCTTGGAGAACCCCATTACTGGAGGGGTTGAGTAGGTTGAATGCCTTCCTTTGGCTGAGTAAGGGCTCACTGGGGGACTTAGCAAGTCTgtgctctgtctcctctccacaTACAAGGCTCCTATGGTGGATGTCTGTGACAAGGTATCCTCCTGGTTCTCCTCCAAGGTGGAAACGTCATTGGCTGAGGACCAGGACGTGGTTTTACTCCTGGTTGAGACAGACAAAGTCGAGTCACTGGGTTGCTGAAAGGCCtcaaaaatctgtttcttttctttgagtTGGCGAACTGTGCCTTTGTCGTAGAAACCTGGAACTTTCCCAAGCTCGACCAGGTCCTGTTCTCTCTGGGTCTCCTCGtggatctcctgctgcatttttttgCCTGCAAACTGCTTGTCTTTGCCTTGACACCTCTCGGACTTAATATTGAGCGGCTCAGAGAGAACGTTTTTTCTTAAAGGAATCTCCACGTACTCTGGAGAAGTGGGGGGATTTGGAAGTCCTCTGGACCTTCTCAGGCTGTGTTCACGCTCTATAGTACGTCGGATCTCACTCTCAATGGGAGTCTCTTTGGATGCTGGAGTCCCCGTGGAGATGGTGGTGTTGCCCCCCAAAGTGCTGCCTGGGGAGAAGTCCGCTGATACTCCACTGTCGCTCTGGCTGTCATCACAAAAGTCGCTCTCCATTCTGTCttgtttactgtgtttaaaATTCACACCTTGGACGCAATTTTCAGTCACGTATCGCTCTTGTCTTTGGACCGATCTTAACAGTCCTGTGCTGTGTTGCCCTTCTGCCCTGCTCCTGTCAGGTCCACTCTCGTTCTGcccttcctcctcacctgttTGCTTGCATTCTCCCTCTGTGCTTTCCCCCGCCCCGCTGTGCCTCACAGCTCCAATACACCCAGAGCCTTGAGAAGCTGCCCCACCCTGATTGGATGACTCCATGGCAACGGTCGACAAAGGTGGAGAGCTCTGGCCTTGCACCTGTTGTGTAGCTTCCTGGTTTGCTCTCTTGGGGACAAGTGCACTTTGGCGTAGAGGCAACAGCTCTTCCTGCTGTTTGGCTGAGGGAACTGCAGGCAGCGGTGATGTTGGGCCATCGGCATTGGAGTATGAGGGTTGGAGAAGCTTGCTTCTTATATCTAGTGTACTCCATTCCTGCTGGCGAGATGCAATATCCATGCtaacttcctcttcttcctcactttCATCAGCAAAAGGAGGCGAGCGTACATCATCGGAGCTGTTACTGTCAGAGGAAGACTGCTGAGCAGACCCAGATATATTATTTTCAGGTTCACTGTTGTCAGAAGCATCAGGTGAAAAGTGCAGCTGTGTGTCATTCTCCTCCGCTGCCATATCATCTGCTGTCATCTCCTTGGATATTGACTCTACCTCTTGATAAACTAGTTCAGTGAGCTGAGTTGTCAGGGCCCATTCTTTATCAGGAGAAATTAGGTCTTCTGCAGGGTCCGAGATAATCTTAGCATCACTGATCCACTCAGAAACCTCGTCCGCTAGCCTGGAAAACCCCTCAGCCTCTAAGCATTCATCCGTTGATGAGGcaatgaggagaggaggcgggGGTGGGAAAGCATCCTCACATACGTCAGCAGGATTTTCTGATTCCTCCTCAGCCTGTGATAATTCTGATACTTCCTCTGTCACAGCTTCTAGCTTTTCCCTGGTGGTTGTTGATTCTTGATTTTCCAATTCGGTTGCATCCCCTGTTTGAATTCCCGAGAGTGTTTGGTTCTCCTGCAGAGTTTGGCCTTGAGCTCCAGGCTCCAGGTCATCTATGTCCTCTTCGGGTTCTGCCCTGGGAGCTCTTTTCTCTTGCAGAGGGGAGCTGTGGAGGCCTACGGTGGAGCCCACTTCACCCTGGGCCCAGGACTCATTGACCTGCTTGTCTATTGAGTTGATGGGACCCTGCTCCTGCCAGGCCTCGGgttttgttgccatggtgacaaaTCTGGTAATGTAGTACTGTTTGGAGCGAGCAGGATGTTCGGCCTCCTGCCAGTTGGTCTGAATGAAGGCAgagggggagacggagaggggagaggggaacAACAGGGTGATTATCGGAGATCCCATTATATCAGAACAGATTAAATGACTTGCTGTATAATATTTTTGGGGGAATGAATCATCAATTTGTCGTCACTGTAACATTTACTGTGgaatggttttaaaatgtgtgctaTAGTGACATATTCATAGCTCATTCAACCTGTGTTGCAATCCTACAGctgaagacacattttaaaagaaattccATTTGTATTTGCATGGCAGAATTTTCTCCCCTGCTTTTAGAATGGGAACTTTTTGCCATCAGAGGTTGCAATAATTAGTTTGCTACAGAAATGCATTTTGTTAGACTCATCCAAACACAGACGAGACACTAATTAATGGGAATTCTGATCAAACAAgtggagaaacacaacacatacagaTATGCAGGACACATGAGGTCACTAACTGGTTTAATGAGCATGAAAATGAGATGGTGTTGCCTTCACAGTCCTCACATCTCAACAAAATGAACCACATCTGCAGGATTTTAGTGTCATACAGTACTTTAATGGAAACAGAAGACAGTAACTCTAAATGAGTGGAGATATATCAGAAGCATGGTGTTAACACAACCAGTGTAGATACTTGGAAGGATCTCTGAGCACTGAAGCTGTTCTAATTTCTATGACACTTTGtgtcgtgtttttcttttaatctgtcACCCatccatgtgtttgtgcaaaacGAATTGTGCACCGCATCTGGTGCAGGATTAGATTGGAGCAGCAAACATCCAGTTAGTGTGTAGTGCATTCATGTCCTATGTTTTCAATGGCAAACTGAGCGCGCTGTAGTCTGTTAATCTGTTACTAACGTGGTGCTTGGCTTTGGCTATAAGGAAGAGGGAGCAGCTACTCTCCTCCACTGTGCGATGTATAAAGTTTTCTGCTGAACAAACCTTCCTTTAATCAGCTTACAGGCTGGGTAATGGCtcaacaccacacaaacacacacacacacaccacacacacacacacacacacacacacacacacacacacacacacacacacacacaacacaatctgATATAACAATAGGATAGGCCGCTGGGTATAGtgaaaaactgaataaagtgGAGTCTGGCTACTCCAATACCTCTTATTTCTTTTACACACAGTTTCAACTTTGcccaaaataaatataatcgtccgccctacacacacacacacacacacacacacacacacacacacacacacacacacacacacacacacacacacacacacacacacacacacacaaacactactaCTACTTGCCTAAAGCTAACCCTGATCCTAACCTAAGCCTAAACATAACCATAACCtaattttaaaacatgtattcatcccaaaatgtattgattaacattatggggacttgattTTGGTCcctataatgtgactgtgtaaacagatttaggtccccacgACATGAGTAAATCctggacgacacacacacacacacacacacacacacacacacacacacacacacacacacacacacacacacacacacacacacacacagagacacacacacacactgtgatccTTGCCGTTGTGACTGATCATTAAGGGGAACGTAGATCACAGCACTGGGGATGACTAATCTCTGGAGAACTGGGACAGATAGGACAGATAGGTAGAGGCGTACAGTACATCAGAGAGATAATAAGAACTGGCAGCATGACATGGCAGGAAGAATGGGGAACACTTTGGTAATTATAGTGGCAGAGCTTGTAGATGCCGCAACAGAACAATGTGGCCTAATGTGGGTAAAGGATCGGAACAGTCTGTGAGTTATGACAGAGGCTGTTTACAAGCAACAATGGTTGGTTTGGGGAACCACTCACCAGCCACATACACTCACTGTCACTCACTGGCTTCACAACATTAAGTGTCATTGTCCTCGTTCTCCAAAGCAGGAGAATGAGGACTTTGTCACAGTAGGTTTAAACTCTGGTGAGCAAATCTGTGCTCAAACAGTTTTATTCGCCAACAGCTGCTAATTCTGCGGAAGAacctgctgaaaacaaacaagattaaATCAATTAATACAATGATCCTGCATCACCAAACAAATCCTTCATTTATATGGAGCCGCAGTAACGTAATCTGAGGGTAAACTCTGGTATGCACTAATACGATTGTTCTCTTAGGCACATTCGCATCAACAAACTAATGGCATTAAGTATCTAATATGATATGCTGCTTTGTCATATTTTCCTAAGATGCACAGAGTGAGGTTGCAGAATATAACCAAAGATTCTCCAACTCTCTGGGTAAGTTCAGTCAGGTTGCAGGGGATGCAAATTAAATCTCCATTACATAACAGTCTTGTGTTTCGctcattatcatcattaaaaatacatctaGGACAGGGCCTTACAAATACACTCGCCCTCTTTTTATGGGGTCAGCAGTGTCCTGAGGTAGTTTAGGATGTGAGGGCATTTGACACGAATGCAAATGAATGggaataaatgcaaaaaattaattagaaaaagttattttctgttatCTATCGGACTTCTTTGCATATTTTACAGTCACTCACTTTGATTTGTGTTAGTCATTTCTGTGACAGTTGTGTTCTATTGCTGGTTGTTATTTAACTAATTGGTTTCATGTATGTATAGAAGACATTTCAAGCTCAACCAAAGTAGAGTAGTTCTCGCAGGAATCTTAAATACACAGTTGCACGTACCTGTTAACAAACGGCTTTGAAGATGCTCTCCGAGTGACAGGCACGCATTTCTGAAAATCTCTTGTTTCAGGACACCAGAGTTTAATGAACACAGGAGAAAATCTCTTTTTCCCTCACAGCTCCGGAGCCTCGCTGCCTGTATCTGCATCCCTGGTGCACACTTACACCCCCCAGTGCATAATATGCGCACGCCCCCTTTTTGAAACATTCACTAACACTTCTACAAGAATGGGCACGTGTGCATGCACAAACACGTGCGCTGGAGGCTTAGCCTATTGCCgtggatttgaaaatgtatagTACTAATCCAATTAGTGAGCAACACATTAATTACACGCAG harbors:
- the LOC118101348 gene encoding uncharacterized protein LOC118101348, whose product is MATKPEAWQEQGPINSIDKQVNESWAQGEVGSTVGLHSSPLQEKRAPRAEPEEDIDDLEPGAQGQTLQENQTLSGIQTGDATELENQESTTTREKLEAVTEEVSELSQAEEESENPADVCEDAFPPPPPLLIASSTDECLEAEGFSRLADEVSEWISDAKIISDPAEDLISPDKEWALTTQLTELVYQEVESISKEMTADDMAAEENDTQLHFSPDASDNSEPENNISGSAQQSSSDSNSSDDVRSPPFADESEEEEEVSMDIASRQQEWSTLDIRSKLLQPSYSNADGPTSPLPAVPSAKQQEELLPLRQSALVPKRANQEATQQVQGQSSPPLSTVAMESSNQGGAASQGSGCIGAVRHSGAGESTEGECKQTGEEEGQNESGPDRSRAEGQHSTGLLRSVQRQERYVTENCVQGVNFKHSKQDRMESDFCDDSQSDSGVSADFSPGSTLGGNTTISTGTPASKETPIESEIRRTIEREHSLRRSRGLPNPPTSPEYVEIPLRKNVLSEPLNIKSERCQGKDKQFAGKKMQQEIHEETQREQDLVELGKVPGFYDKGTVRQLKEKKQIFEAFQQPSDSTLSVSTRSKTTSWSSANDVSTLEENQEDTLSQTSTIGALYVERRQSTDLLSPPVSPYSAKGRHSTYSTPPVMGFSKETDHQVIIIENNLSVPAQKLYHAKLEAEPVDTVDSGDPNISSQGTGTSGGIIKEEEEEEEVALKDNPFFKLRSSTNVAKVEQDIREAQEREKELRKQRMSLYGGAGVVQVGGETIPTMSSSSLNGPAVPEIPDSSPRWRNGPSAAQQSAGKVSIWPPPQAEEGRTTQQEVLCSPRTPRQKSPLVQRWESGLVNGHNEGDD